Proteins from a single region of Lujinxingia litoralis:
- the arr gene encoding NAD(+)--rifampin ADP-ribosyltransferase, protein MRRGRLPCLAGVIYKAHGARTRDHESRRCSGGVACASGARVFCVNTPCPVLWLRAQDKVSAMTEMMSAPGAMLLYHGTRAAVAPGETILPVGDFAYFSPNLDAAIWAAELAEGDHNARVYRVAVNGPIEDSSRLDGYTAPPYPAMSWRTREPLTVLSEVVEWNHYHGTRAPLCAGDLIEPGHAANFGATPRRANFVYFTRTLDASIWGAELAAGESRSRIYLVEPTGPFEDDPNLTNRRFRGNPTHSFRSRAPLRVVGEVEAWEGHDPEAIRAMKEGLARLERSGVTPDDD, encoded by the coding sequence ATGAGACGGGGGAGGCTCCCATGCCTTGCTGGCGTTATTTACAAGGCCCATGGGGCAAGAACACGCGATCACGAGAGCCGTCGGTGCTCGGGCGGTGTAGCCTGTGCCTCGGGGGCTCGTGTTTTTTGTGTCAACACCCCGTGTCCGGTGCTGTGGCTCCGGGCTCAGGACAAGGTGAGCGCCATGACCGAAATGATGTCTGCACCTGGAGCGATGCTCCTCTATCACGGCACCCGTGCCGCGGTGGCGCCGGGGGAAACGATCCTGCCTGTCGGCGACTTCGCGTACTTCAGCCCGAATCTCGACGCCGCGATCTGGGCGGCAGAGCTTGCCGAGGGGGACCACAACGCTCGCGTCTACCGGGTGGCGGTGAATGGGCCGATAGAAGACTCCTCGCGGCTGGACGGCTACACGGCGCCACCTTATCCGGCGATGTCCTGGCGTACCCGGGAGCCGCTCACGGTGTTGAGCGAGGTGGTCGAGTGGAATCACTACCATGGGACGCGGGCACCTTTATGTGCCGGTGACCTGATTGAGCCCGGCCACGCCGCCAACTTCGGAGCGACGCCTCGCCGGGCGAACTTCGTGTACTTCACTCGAACCCTCGATGCGTCCATCTGGGGCGCGGAGCTCGCTGCCGGTGAGAGCAGGTCGCGCATCTACCTCGTGGAACCCACCGGTCCCTTTGAAGACGACCCCAACCTGACGAACAGGCGCTTTCGCGGCAATCCGACCCATTCCTTTCGTTCGCGAGCTCCCCTGCGCGTGGTGGGTGAAGTCGAGGCGTGGGAGGGGCACGATCCGGAGGCGATTCGGGCCATGAAAGAAGGGCTAGCACGTCTGGAGCGCTCCGGTGTTACTCCCGATGACGATTGA
- a CDS encoding class I SAM-dependent methyltransferase, with protein sequence MTRPKSFDDATRYERQIRALVPGYDVLHAVIPAMLRAACTNPRRILVVGCGTGTEAIAVARTFAGCEVDCVDPSSEMIEHAATAIRKAGLESRVRVNACELNRFVVEQPYDAVVSTLVGHLIPDDGARASFLCDIAGAMAHGASALVTEIECSTHEGSLLVDAHLKCSSASGVSADRLELLKARLTHGFHMLERSRFEELAGAAHMQVHEEFFRCFNVVGRRLVRSQRVEA encoded by the coding sequence ATGACTCGTCCCAAGAGCTTTGATGACGCCACACGTTACGAGCGGCAGATTCGTGCGCTTGTGCCCGGGTATGATGTGCTTCATGCCGTGATACCCGCGATGCTTCGGGCTGCATGCACAAACCCTCGGCGGATACTCGTTGTGGGGTGTGGTACTGGCACCGAGGCGATTGCCGTGGCTCGTACGTTCGCCGGATGCGAGGTGGACTGCGTCGACCCCTCCAGTGAGATGATTGAGCATGCGGCGACTGCGATTCGGAAGGCAGGCCTGGAGTCTCGGGTTCGGGTGAATGCGTGCGAACTCAACAGGTTTGTCGTGGAGCAGCCCTACGATGCGGTGGTGTCAACGCTTGTGGGGCACCTGATCCCGGACGACGGGGCTCGGGCCTCTTTTCTCTGTGACATCGCAGGGGCAATGGCCCACGGCGCCTCGGCCTTAGTGACGGAGATTGAGTGCTCCACTCATGAGGGCTCGCTACTGGTAGACGCACATCTGAAATGTTCAAGCGCCTCCGGAGTGAGTGCCGACCGGCTCGAACTCCTCAAGGCGCGACTCACTCATGGTTTTCACATGCTGGAGCGGTCACGCTTTGAGGAGCTTGCTGGCGCTGCGCACATGCAGGTTCACGAAGAGTTTTTTCGATGTTTCAATGTGGTAGGACGTCGCCTTGTACGCTCGCAACGCGTCGAGGCCTGA
- a CDS encoding glucose 1-dehydrogenase, producing the protein MGRVSGKRALVTGGGSGLGAAQCEMLASEGAQVVVADINMDGASAVAEKIKGAGGQALALSLNVTSEEEWAEAVDATVDRFGGLEVVVNNAGIAIPANVETTTMDIWRKTLAVNLDGVFLGTRAAIGYMKDHEGGSIINISSIEGIIGEPGAAAYNASKGGVRIFTKSAALHCAAEGYAIRVNSVHPGYILTAMVSGAVAQMPQDEAKAFQDRILGAIPLGRMGEPDEIAYGVLFLASDESRYMTGSELVIDGGYTAQ; encoded by the coding sequence ATGGGACGTGTAAGCGGAAAGAGAGCCCTTGTGACCGGCGGAGGTTCGGGCCTGGGGGCTGCGCAGTGCGAGATGTTGGCGAGCGAGGGCGCCCAGGTGGTCGTCGCGGATATCAATATGGACGGAGCCAGCGCGGTGGCCGAGAAGATCAAAGGCGCCGGCGGTCAGGCGCTGGCGCTCTCGCTCAACGTGACCTCGGAAGAGGAGTGGGCCGAGGCGGTGGACGCCACCGTGGATCGTTTTGGCGGGCTTGAAGTGGTCGTGAATAACGCCGGTATCGCCATTCCCGCCAACGTCGAAACAACCACCATGGACATCTGGCGTAAGACCCTGGCGGTGAACCTCGACGGTGTCTTCCTCGGGACTCGCGCGGCGATCGGGTACATGAAAGATCACGAGGGGGGCTCGATCATCAACATCTCCTCCATCGAGGGCATCATCGGGGAGCCGGGGGCAGCGGCGTACAACGCCAGTAAAGGAGGCGTGCGTATCTTTACCAAGTCCGCCGCGCTGCACTGTGCGGCAGAGGGGTACGCCATCCGCGTGAATTCAGTACATCCCGGCTACATTCTGACGGCGATGGTATCCGGAGCGGTGGCCCAGATGCCACAAGACGAAGCAAAGGCCTTCCAGGATCGCATTCTGGGAGCGATTCCCCTGGGAAGGATGGGGGAGCCGGACGAGATCGCCTACGGCGTGCTTTTCCTGGCCAGCGATGAATCGAGGTACATGACGGGATCTGAGTTAGTCATCGACGGTGGCTACACTGCACAGTGA
- a CDS encoding leucine-rich repeat domain-containing protein → MTFPPFVFVYPPEGNPEIPRGTRLLWYPSIRELSFSPTGTTEHLDELIATGLVDDAESIRISDFAKKAVRLPDSIARLTSLRSVRIETSQFADWPGVYRIPTLRTLFVDEKVAELPDGIGQLKALEELTIKGKKIASLPEDLGSLPNLRTLVIVNAPITHLPDLSGLTALQTLRLVWTKKLKVLPDGLDTLAALERVETDMVPLTEIPVGLAQHANLRALVIRGGKVKKLPDVSWPQLRELENFGPLKKLPKTFEAPALEHVVLGDALPALPPLPADSLQSLDVNAPLTSVDPALASVNRLRLTCTKQAYAALSDDEREAFGARLRAAWA, encoded by the coding sequence ATGACCTTTCCGCCATTCGTCTTCGTCTATCCGCCCGAGGGCAATCCCGAAATCCCGCGAGGCACTCGGCTTCTGTGGTACCCGAGCATCCGCGAACTCTCGTTTAGCCCCACGGGCACGACTGAGCACCTCGACGAGCTTATCGCGACCGGCCTGGTCGACGACGCCGAGTCGATTCGAATCTCCGACTTCGCAAAAAAAGCGGTCCGTCTTCCCGATTCGATCGCCCGACTCACGTCCCTGCGCAGCGTGCGCATCGAAACGAGTCAATTCGCGGATTGGCCAGGCGTCTATCGCATCCCGACACTTCGCACGCTCTTCGTTGATGAGAAGGTCGCCGAGCTCCCGGACGGGATTGGACAACTGAAAGCTCTCGAAGAGCTGACGATCAAAGGCAAAAAGATCGCGTCTCTCCCTGAAGACCTCGGCTCGCTACCGAACCTTCGCACTCTCGTTATCGTCAACGCCCCGATCACTCACCTCCCGGACCTATCAGGGCTCACCGCACTGCAGACCCTTCGACTCGTCTGGACCAAGAAGCTCAAGGTGCTTCCGGACGGACTCGACACGCTCGCTGCGCTTGAGCGCGTTGAGACGGACATGGTTCCGCTCACCGAGATTCCAGTCGGGCTGGCGCAGCATGCCAACCTTCGCGCGCTCGTGATTCGGGGAGGCAAGGTCAAAAAGCTTCCCGACGTGTCGTGGCCGCAGCTACGCGAACTCGAGAACTTCGGCCCCCTCAAAAAGCTCCCGAAGACCTTTGAAGCCCCGGCACTCGAGCACGTGGTGCTCGGAGACGCGCTCCCCGCCTTGCCGCCCTTGCCAGCGGACTCCCTCCAGTCGCTCGACGTAAACGCGCCTCTCACCTCGGTCGACCCTGCGCTTGCCAGCGTCAACCGCCTTCGCCTCACGTGTACGAAACAGGCGTACGCCGCGCTCTCCGATGACGAACGAGAGGCCTTTGGAGCACGACTTCGCGCCGCCTGGGCCTGA
- a CDS encoding choice-of-anchor Q domain-containing protein: MQQRSILFALTLTMAVACSSGDSPAPPINTPDTSLPDDTGAQEDADSGPPIDGGSDGGNDAGDDAGTDSGPDGDTDGGTDGGTNPQPEPLGPRPTPGLMSTPAPSPECSTDGAQYYVANAPTNGDGSQASPFNTIQEALNLAMPGDTVWVMPGEYDVTTRTHTARDGTADERICLRAFDPDDRPVLTRAGEYGGEFFLIKHQYFVLDGFVLDGNYAADDFAARYENSDTPGGPRERAFRSMIAVTHWGTCNGSPESPSSSEVYYDYNGDHAIIRNVSMGHNQVDCLHIAADDVLVENSEIHHCLRGTFDTQVDSHCVAVTHARDVRLNHVDIHHCSGDSLQVDADIYNKCGTQQWDNLRIENTRLWTSALQGQHAGWNDGENPGENGIDTKTFETPEHRVLRPRVSLVNVEAFGWDNSGYISTRAVFNVKYRVDWTMDGINIHGNQYAFRIRGGYNNEPQGSATLHMANVLAYDNDNVARIERYVEDLHIYNSTFANNANLFQHADCPDDLCYDTDTYEMFNSLFLGDLAVEGEGSTSNAGVTADCFVDAANHDYQLAAGCSAINAGVDVAEVVEDIAGNLRPAGAYDIGAYEHQAD; encoded by the coding sequence ATGCAGCAACGATCGATTCTATTCGCACTGACGTTGACGATGGCAGTCGCCTGCTCCTCCGGCGATTCCCCTGCTCCTCCTATCAACACACCTGATACCTCCTTGCCGGACGACACCGGCGCGCAAGAGGACGCGGATAGTGGCCCCCCTATTGATGGCGGTAGCGACGGCGGCAACGATGCTGGCGATGACGCGGGCACCGACAGCGGTCCCGATGGTGACACAGACGGTGGTACCGACGGCGGCACAAATCCCCAGCCAGAACCTCTGGGCCCGCGCCCGACGCCCGGATTGATGAGCACACCGGCGCCAAGCCCCGAGTGTTCTACCGACGGTGCGCAGTACTATGTCGCCAACGCCCCCACCAACGGCGACGGCTCTCAGGCCAGCCCCTTCAACACCATCCAGGAAGCACTCAACCTGGCAATGCCCGGCGACACGGTCTGGGTGATGCCCGGCGAGTATGACGTCACGACCCGAACCCACACGGCTCGGGATGGTACGGCGGATGAGCGCATCTGCCTGAGAGCCTTCGACCCTGATGACCGCCCGGTCCTGACGCGCGCCGGCGAGTACGGCGGGGAGTTCTTCCTGATCAAGCATCAGTACTTCGTTCTGGACGGGTTTGTGCTGGATGGGAACTACGCCGCCGACGACTTTGCGGCCCGCTATGAGAACTCCGACACGCCGGGCGGCCCCCGAGAACGCGCCTTCCGAAGCATGATTGCCGTTACTCACTGGGGCACCTGCAACGGCTCGCCGGAGTCCCCCTCGTCCTCTGAGGTGTACTACGACTACAACGGCGACCACGCCATCATTCGAAATGTGTCGATGGGGCACAACCAGGTCGACTGCCTGCACATCGCCGCCGACGATGTGCTCGTTGAAAACTCCGAGATCCACCATTGCCTGCGCGGGACCTTTGATACCCAGGTCGACTCTCATTGCGTCGCTGTCACCCATGCCCGTGATGTGCGCTTGAATCACGTCGACATCCACCATTGCAGCGGCGACAGCCTCCAGGTGGACGCCGACATCTACAACAAATGCGGCACGCAGCAGTGGGATAACCTTCGCATCGAGAACACTCGCCTCTGGACCTCAGCCTTGCAGGGGCAACATGCCGGCTGGAACGATGGCGAAAACCCCGGCGAAAACGGCATCGACACCAAGACCTTCGAGACCCCGGAGCACCGCGTTTTGCGTCCGCGCGTCTCCCTGGTCAACGTCGAGGCCTTCGGGTGGGATAACAGCGGCTACATCTCAACGCGAGCTGTCTTCAACGTGAAGTACCGTGTGGACTGGACGATGGATGGCATCAACATCCACGGCAACCAGTACGCGTTCCGCATCCGCGGCGGATACAACAACGAGCCCCAGGGCTCGGCGACCCTTCATATGGCCAACGTGCTTGCCTACGACAACGACAACGTGGCGCGCATCGAGCGCTACGTGGAAGATCTGCACATCTACAACAGCACCTTCGCCAACAACGCCAATCTCTTTCAACACGCGGACTGTCCCGACGACCTCTGCTACGACACCGACACCTACGAGATGTTCAACAGCCTCTTCCTCGGCGATCTTGCGGTCGAAGGAGAAGGCAGCACGAGCAACGCAGGCGTCACCGCCGACTGCTTCGTCGATGCGGCGAATCACGACTACCAACTCGCCGCAGGATGTTCAGCGATCAATGCCGGTGTAGACGTCGCAGAAGTCGTGGAGGACATCGCCGGCAACCTGCGGCCGGCCGGCGCCTATGACATCGGAGCGTACGAGCATCAGGCGGACTAA
- a CDS encoding DUF7079 family protein, producing MATSVCVPLVIGLLPGVWRRRADAPPAPAGDLERRRKVWDVLSELYLDTELVERDYARIAAILAESGYNACQIEEILYREVHPVLRTNLMSVAGVWAGFDLEWLEAQILRRRRRHSDFAIIPAKSLVRGSWAIIEAQLQNTLS from the coding sequence GTGGCGACATCCGTGTGCGTTCCGCTGGTGATAGGGCTTCTCCCCGGCGTCTGGCGGCGCCGCGCTGATGCGCCCCCGGCTCCAGCGGGCGATCTGGAACGACGCCGCAAGGTGTGGGACGTGCTCTCGGAGCTCTACCTCGACACCGAACTCGTCGAGCGGGACTATGCGCGAATCGCAGCTATCCTCGCCGAGAGCGGCTACAACGCCTGCCAGATCGAGGAGATTTTGTACCGCGAGGTCCACCCCGTGTTGCGCACGAACCTGATGAGCGTTGCCGGAGTGTGGGCCGGCTTCGACCTGGAATGGCTTGAGGCGCAGATCCTTCGACGGCGTCGACGCCACTCAGACTTTGCGATTATCCCGGCAAAGTCGCTGGTGCGAGGCAGCTGGGCAATCATCGAAGCGCAGCTGCAGAACACCCTGAGTTGA